One Syngnathoides biaculeatus isolate LvHL_M chromosome 4, ASM1980259v1, whole genome shotgun sequence DNA window includes the following coding sequences:
- the letm2 gene encoding LETM1 domain-containing protein LETM2, mitochondrial: MAVFSHQVLFAVTRSRGSYLLSQRHSCSSLSSKAYVHIEPRRNISSSANPLRHSRYGHPRCYPYHNLACSHSSVLLARSLHSSVVWLQDIKKEINTSTPAQNLASGEKSDTEAAVAQPQTPPPPSQTPAAATPVPTAQERVVVKKALYLRIVDELKHYYNGFRLLGIDTTVAGRMVWSLLHGQVLTRRERRRLMRTCADLFRLVPFMVFIIVPFMEFLLPVFLKLFPEMLPSTFETESKKEEKQKKGLAAKLELAKFLQETIAEMARRNKATAQSEDEAQRFSTYVQQVRGTGEQPTTKDIVRFSKLFEDELTLEHLERPQLVALCKLLELQPIGTNNLLRFQLMLQLRTIKSDDEMIAAEGVAAMSVSELQAACRSRGMRSLGLTTDQLRQQLQQWLDLHLNENVPPSLLLLSRAMYLTDLKPKAPVIPPVPKLEKTTPVENNEANGTPVSAEMPSDPALIIKDRPEEEIRNKSPVLADKPLTAAEVLQAKAATEVSQKSKMSANGV, from the exons ATGGCAGTCTTCAGCCACCAGGTGCTCTTTGCTGTTACGAGATCCAG GGGATCATATCTGTTATCCCAGCGGCACAGCTGCTCCTCACTGTCTTCCAAAGCCTACGTCCACATAGAACCGCGACGCAACATCTCCTCGTCAgcaaacccactcaggcactcCCGTTATGGCCACCCACGCTGTTACCCATACCACAACCTGGCCTGTAGCCACAGCTCTGTTCTACTTGCTCGTTCTCTGCACAGTTCTGTCGTTTGGCTTCAAGACATTAAAAAGGAGATTAACACCTCAACCCCTGCTCAGAATTTGGCATCGGGCGAGAAAAGTGACACTGAAGCTGCTGTAGCCCAGCCACAAACGCCACCGCCACCCTCTCAGACGCCCGCTGCTGCCACCCCTGTGCCTACGGCGCAGGAGAGGGTTGTGGTGAAGAAAGCTCTGTATCTCAGGATCGTCGACGAGCTGAAGCATTACTACAATGGCTTCCGCTTGCTTGGGATCGACACCACAGTCGCAGGCAGgatggtgtggagtttgctgcaCGGACAGGTCCTCACACGGAGGGAAAGGAGAAGG CTCATGAGGACGTGTGCCGACCTCTTCCGTCTTGTACCCTTCATGGTGTTCATCATTGTCCCCTTCATGGAATTCCTCCTTCCCGTTTTCCTCAAGCTCTTCCCAGAGATGTTGCCCTCCACCTTTGAGACAGAGTCCAAAAAG GAGGAGAAACAAAAGAAGGGCCTTGCTGCGAAGCTGGAGCTTGCCAAGTTTCTCCAGGAGACCATTGCTGAGATGGCTCGAAGGAACAAGGCTACAGCTCAGAGTGAGGATGAGGCGCAACGCTTCTCCACATATGTGCAGCAG GTTCGGGGAACCGGCGAGCAACCCACCACCAAGGACATAGTCCGCTTTTCGAAGCTATTTGAGGACGAGCTGACGCTGGAGCATCTGGAGCGACCCCAGCTGGTGGCGTTGTGCAAACTCCTGGAGCTGCAGCCCATCGGCACCAACAACTTGTTGCGATTTCAGCTGATGTTGCAGCTCAGAACCATCAAATCAGACGATGAG ATGATTGCAGCAGAGGGAGTGGCCGCAATGAGTGTGTCAGAGCTGCAGGCAGCCTGTCGTAGCCGGGGAATGAGATCTCTCGGTCTTACAACAGATCAGCTCCGTCAGCAACTGCAGCAG TGGCTGGACCTACACCTGAATGAGAATGTTCCTCCATCGCTGCTGCTGCTCTCCAGAGCCATGTACCTGACTGACCTCAAACCCAAAGCTCCAGTCATCCCGCCTGTACCCAAACTTGAG AAAACCACTCCAGTGGAGAACAATGAAGCAAACGGGACCCCAGTGAGCGCTGAAATGCCTTCGGACCCTGCACTCATCATCAAAGACAGGCCG GAAGAAGAGATAAGGAACAAGTCTCCTGTCTTGGCAGACAAACCTCTGACTGCTGCTGAAGTACTCCAG